One window of Geotoga petraea genomic DNA carries:
- the phoU gene encoding phosphate signaling complex protein PhoU has product MDSIHHLENEMLILKADISKLLSLVLESFEMSIKSLEDSNLELANRVLDLDDKIDDINRKIEDSVYQIIARYNPLAKELRYSMTMIKFSNNLERIGDLSCNIAKKSKKYTDKNIKSIMNKDIKNMFGISLQMMKDAFKAFGERDINLAVKTWKTDNEIDRIENEIRKDAIKKIEDKDFDKELIVPYILIARDIERIADHATNLCEETVYIETSKEIHEFL; this is encoded by the coding sequence ATGGATTCTATACATCATTTAGAAAATGAAATGTTAATTTTAAAAGCTGACATATCAAAATTATTATCATTGGTACTTGAATCATTTGAAATGTCTATAAAGTCATTAGAAGATTCAAATTTAGAACTTGCCAACCGAGTTTTGGATTTAGACGATAAAATTGATGATATAAACAGAAAAATTGAGGATTCTGTTTACCAAATAATAGCTAGATACAATCCTTTAGCAAAAGAACTTAGATATTCAATGACTATGATAAAATTTTCGAATAATTTAGAAAGAATAGGAGATTTATCTTGTAATATAGCTAAAAAATCAAAAAAATATACTGATAAAAATATCAAATCTATAATGAATAAAGATATAAAAAACATGTTTGGGATATCATTGCAAATGATGAAAGATGCTTTTAAAGCTTTCGGAGAAAGAGACATAAATTTAGCTGTAAAAACATGGAAAACAGATAATGAAATTGATAGAATTGAAAATGAAATTAGAAAAGATGCCATAAAAAAGATAGAAGATAAAGATTTTGATAAAGAGCTTATTGTACCATATATTTTAATTGCAAGGGATATAGAAAGAATTGCCGATCATGCAACTAATTTATGTGAAGAAACTGTTTATATTGAAACATCTAAAGAAATTCATGAATTTCTTTGA
- a CDS encoding response regulator transcription factor — MPTILIVEDDPDIRDILKTYLQIEKFHILEAETLSEMRNVLNREKSIDIMLLDIMLPDGDSVDELPRIRMMNRDMGIIIISAKNTDRDKIWGIESGSDDYITKPFNPKEVVVRVRALLKRIKNDNEIIKYGNLEIYPNNYSVKYNNEVIEFTSKEFEILYLLAKKPERIYTRDDIISKIWFDDNFITDRVIDVHVSMIRSKIGKEWIKTIRGVGYKFNPDADLLNKG; from the coding sequence ATGCCTACGATTTTAATAGTTGAAGATGATCCTGATATAAGAGACATTTTAAAAACATATTTGCAAATAGAAAAATTTCATATTTTAGAGGCTGAAACTTTATCTGAAATGAGAAATGTTTTAAATAGAGAAAAATCTATTGATATAATGCTCTTGGATATCATGCTTCCTGATGGCGATTCAGTTGATGAACTACCCAGAATAAGAATGATGAATAGAGATATGGGGATAATTATAATTTCTGCAAAAAATACTGACAGAGATAAAATATGGGGAATTGAATCGGGTTCAGATGACTATATTACAAAGCCCTTTAACCCAAAAGAGGTAGTTGTTCGAGTTAGAGCACTATTAAAAAGAATAAAAAATGACAATGAGATAATAAAGTATGGCAATTTAGAAATTTATCCTAACAATTATTCAGTTAAGTATAATAATGAAGTTATTGAATTTACTTCTAAAGAATTTGAGATTTTATACTTATTGGCAAAAAAACCAGAAAGAATATATACAAGAGATGATATAATTTCGAAAATTTGGTTTGATGATAATTTTATTACGGATAGAGTAATAGATGTTCACGTATCAATGATTAGGTCAAAAATTGGAAAAGAATGGATTAAAACAATCAGAGGGGTTGGATATAAATTTAATCCTGACGCAGATTTATTAAATAAAGGATGA
- a CDS encoding sensor histidine kinase, which produces MINEEYFEIFDTIKDAVVQVKHTAVINSNLKAKKWGFSKAHDILNIITYEDIDNLIKAILNNEEYQTEDNIYFLSGNSKYCRISYKPNQQILVLEDRTEIQLLNKVKSDFISSLSHELRTPLSVAKGNAHILNDFLEDDKFKNYVNKISDSINKIENIISQLTMLSMAQLGNYVIKPEILDTKPLVEEVINDLNGKILNKNIEINQNIEADVLHGDKFILYTILRNLISNAVKYSYKNSKINLTINENEIIIEDFGIGIREDEKKRIFERFFRGNESPKYAKGSGLGLAVVKYFCEIANYKIKFNSKWMIGSKFIVELKQ; this is translated from the coding sequence ATGATTAATGAAGAGTATTTTGAAATATTCGACACAATTAAAGACGCAGTAGTACAAGTAAAACATACTGCTGTAATAAATTCTAATTTAAAAGCTAAAAAATGGGGTTTTTCAAAAGCCCATGATATCTTAAATATAATTACTTATGAGGATATCGATAACTTAATAAAAGCTATTTTAAACAATGAAGAATACCAAACTGAAGATAACATTTATTTTTTATCCGGAAATTCAAAATATTGTCGAATATCTTATAAACCGAACCAACAAATATTGGTTTTAGAAGACAGAACAGAAATTCAATTATTAAATAAAGTAAAATCTGATTTTATATCTTCGTTATCACATGAATTAAGAACTCCGTTATCTGTTGCAAAAGGTAATGCCCATATTTTAAACGATTTTTTAGAGGATGATAAATTTAAAAATTATGTAAATAAAATAAGTGATTCTATTAATAAAATTGAAAATATAATCTCTCAACTTACGATGTTGTCAATGGCACAATTGGGTAATTATGTTATTAAACCTGAGATTTTAGATACTAAACCATTAGTTGAAGAGGTGATAAATGATTTAAACGGTAAGATTCTTAATAAAAATATAGAAATAAACCAAAATATAGAAGCTGATGTATTACATGGCGATAAGTTTATACTATACACAATTCTAAGAAATTTAATTTCAAATGCTGTAAAATATTCATATAAAAACTCAAAAATAAATCTGACAATAAACGAAAATGAAATTATAATAGAAGATTTTGGAATTGGTATAAGAGAAGATGAAAAGAAAAGAATATTTGAAAGATTTTTCAGAGGAAATGAATCACCTAAATATGCTAAAGGATCTGGTTTAGGCCTTGCTGTAGTTAAATATTTCTGTGAGATCGCAAATTATAAAATTAAATTTAATTCAAAATGGATGATTGGTAGTAAATTTATAGTAGAATTGAAGCAGTAA
- a CDS encoding aldose epimerase family protein yields the protein MKKYFGRIMGKDIFIFELKDKDLKINILNYGAIIKNILFKGKNTILGFNTLEDYINDTLYTGAFVGRNAGRISNASFKINNKSYFLEKNNENINLHSGSYCLSKKVFEYNLISNKELELKLVEEENQFPGNVDIKIHFKIKNNGLFINILATTDKDTIFNPTYHIYFNFNKNLNKDIGNHYLKINSDFYLELNKDSLPTGKIFSVNSTLDFNKFKRISKNLNDDFLKDQKGYDHPYLLSNSIINAEILNRDQKIHMKLKTDLPSLIFYSGNFIQENYYANNSSERCGFCLEPQFYPDFINKFNKNYILKKGEIYKRNISYSFF from the coding sequence ATGAAAAAATATTTTGGTCGGATTATGGGAAAAGACATTTTTATCTTTGAACTTAAAGACAAGGATCTTAAAATAAACATATTAAATTATGGAGCTATTATAAAAAATATACTCTTTAAAGGTAAAAACACAATCCTTGGCTTTAATACTCTTGAAGATTATATTAATGATACTCTTTATACAGGAGCTTTTGTGGGGAGAAATGCAGGAAGAATTTCTAATGCTTCATTTAAAATTAATAATAAAAGCTATTTTCTTGAGAAGAATAACGAAAATATTAATCTTCATAGTGGTTCTTATTGTTTATCAAAAAAAGTTTTTGAATATAATTTAATCAGTAATAAAGAATTGGAATTAAAATTAGTTGAAGAAGAAAACCAATTTCCAGGTAATGTTGATATAAAAATACATTTCAAAATAAAAAATAATGGATTATTTATAAATATTTTAGCAACAACTGATAAAGATACAATTTTCAATCCAACATATCACATTTATTTCAACTTCAACAAAAATCTTAACAAAGATATAGGAAATCATTACTTGAAAATAAATTCAGATTTTTATCTTGAATTAAATAAAGATTCACTTCCTACGGGAAAAATCTTCAGTGTAAATAGTACTCTTGATTTCAATAAATTCAAAAGAATATCAAAAAACTTAAATGATGATTTTCTTAAAGATCAGAAAGGCTATGACCATCCTTACTTACTAAGTAATTCGATTATCAACGCTGAAATATTAAATAGAGATCAGAAAATCCATATGAAATTAAAAACAGATTTACCTTCACTGATTTTTTATTCAGGAAATTTTATTCAAGAGAATTATTATGCTAATAATTCATCAGAAAGATGTGGTTTTTGTTTAGAACCACAGTTTTATCCAGATTTTATAAACAAATTCAATAAAAATTATATTCTTAAAAAAGGTGAAATATATAAACGAAATATTTCTTATAGTTTTTTTTGA
- a CDS encoding DMT family transporter, translating to MEINKDRVKVISAGLGMSIIFGLSFLFTKNALDFVSPIEFLSFRFLVSSLSMIFLLILGVIKIAKKPYHKLIPLIIFQPGLYFIFENFGVKYIPVSESGIIISTIPIFVALLSHFVLKEKTLKIQYVFIFLSLLGVFLIMGVNSLKGNLLGDFLMFLAVICASLFNIQSRKLSVNFKPSEITFFMMISGAIIYNFIYIISFDFDYSNILIPEVIISAIYLGILSSTVTFFLINYMLSKVTAVESSIFANLTTVITVLAGFFFRGEQLYWYYIVGMILIISGVWGVNYYGAKHKRKIRNEEIKSNMNIR from the coding sequence ATGGAAATAAATAAAGATAGAGTAAAAGTAATATCTGCGGGGTTAGGTATGTCAATAATTTTTGGTTTATCTTTTCTTTTTACTAAAAATGCTTTAGATTTTGTTTCACCAATAGAATTTCTGTCTTTCAGGTTTTTAGTTAGTTCTTTGTCAATGATTTTTTTATTAATCCTTGGAGTAATTAAAATAGCCAAAAAACCATATCATAAACTTATTCCTTTGATAATTTTTCAACCAGGATTGTATTTTATTTTCGAAAATTTTGGAGTAAAATATATTCCCGTATCTGAATCTGGAATAATTATTTCAACAATACCAATTTTTGTAGCTTTATTATCACATTTTGTTTTAAAAGAAAAAACATTGAAAATTCAATATGTATTTATATTTTTATCACTTTTAGGAGTATTTTTAATCATGGGAGTTAATTCTTTAAAAGGAAATCTTTTAGGTGATTTTTTGATGTTTTTAGCTGTTATTTGTGCCTCTTTATTTAATATACAATCAAGAAAATTATCTGTTAATTTTAAACCCTCTGAAATTACTTTTTTTATGATGATTAGTGGGGCTATAATTTATAATTTCATATATATTATTAGTTTTGATTTTGATTATAGTAATATATTAATTCCTGAAGTTATAATTTCAGCTATTTATTTAGGTATATTATCTTCAACAGTAACTTTCTTTTTAATAAATTATATGTTATCCAAAGTTACTGCAGTTGAATCTTCTATTTTTGCAAATTTAACAACAGTTATTACTGTTCTTGCTGGATTTTTTTTCAGGGGAGAACAATTATATTGGTATTATATAGTGGGAATGATTCTTATTATTAGTGGAGTATGGGGAGTAAATTATTACGGTGCTAAACACAAAAGAAAAATAAGAAATGAAGAAATAAAATCAAATATGAACATAAGATAA
- a CDS encoding TrkH family potassium uptake protein: MPNYLIFLKSRYKSIFKATGDVLLALSILIFALSILTLLMKEFNMFYPFFSTFLISFGISLLMKFFTRKDKYDFLNIQDAVMIIFLVWTSAIVISSLPFIFSGLLNFTQAIFESTSGWTTTGLSMFLDVESLPKIILLWRSIIQYIGGAGFALIMVVTAGAMGAGLYQAEGRTDNLVPNLKDSTKLIGTIYISWALIGIAAIYFFTDLNFFESLNQTFTALATGGFSTNNASIGGFNSVPLEIIIMVLMIMGGTGFGVHYAGILLIKNSYKTFKDLRNKKIDKLEFRDRIKREPFLKNPEPKLMLYILVFSFILVTLFSTIKIFNGWDSIRHSAFQVISSLTGTGFASTSLLNWNPFGIFFLTILMILGGMMDSTSGGLKLYRVYIAFKMIIIEIQSYFKPQGVKFHFELYKGVSKKEIGLESLKNVLSIFTMYFIVYFIGVFVLVSHGYNLQDSLFEYASALSAVGLSVGITTPDAPSGVLWIEIFGMYLGRLEFYAIIFALMKLFKDIKDIIKWER; this comes from the coding sequence ATGCCTAATTATTTAATATTTTTGAAATCAAGATATAAAAGTATTTTTAAAGCAACAGGAGATGTATTATTAGCTTTATCTATTCTTATATTTGCACTAAGTATCTTAACTTTATTAATGAAAGAATTTAACATGTTTTACCCATTTTTTTCTACATTTTTAATAAGTTTTGGAATTAGTCTTTTAATGAAATTTTTTACAAGAAAAGATAAATACGATTTTCTTAATATACAAGATGCTGTTATGATAATATTTTTAGTATGGACATCAGCAATTGTTATTTCATCTTTACCATTTATTTTTTCAGGGTTATTAAATTTCACACAAGCTATTTTTGAATCTACTTCAGGGTGGACAACTACAGGGTTATCTATGTTTCTTGATGTTGAATCATTACCAAAAATAATATTATTATGGAGATCTATTATTCAATATATTGGTGGAGCAGGTTTTGCATTGATTATGGTTGTTACTGCTGGTGCGATGGGTGCAGGTTTATATCAAGCTGAAGGTAGAACAGATAATTTAGTTCCTAATTTAAAAGATTCTACAAAATTAATTGGAACAATATACATATCTTGGGCTTTAATTGGTATTGCTGCCATATACTTTTTTACTGATTTGAATTTTTTTGAATCTTTAAATCAAACATTTACAGCCCTTGCTACTGGTGGATTTTCAACTAATAATGCAAGTATTGGTGGATTTAATAGTGTACCTCTTGAAATTATCATTATGGTATTAATGATAATGGGTGGAACTGGATTTGGAGTTCATTATGCTGGTATTTTATTAATTAAAAATAGTTATAAAACTTTTAAAGATTTAAGAAATAAAAAAATAGATAAATTAGAATTTAGAGATAGAATAAAAAGAGAACCTTTTTTAAAAAATCCAGAACCAAAGTTAATGTTATATATTTTAGTTTTTAGTTTTATTTTAGTAACTCTTTTTTCTACCATAAAAATTTTTAATGGTTGGGATAGTATAAGGCATTCAGCATTTCAAGTGATATCCTCTTTAACAGGTACAGGTTTTGCCTCGACTTCTTTGTTAAATTGGAATCCATTTGGTATTTTCTTTTTAACTATATTAATGATACTTGGTGGTATGATGGATTCGACTTCTGGTGGGTTGAAATTGTATAGGGTTTATATTGCTTTTAAAATGATTATAATAGAAATACAATCATATTTTAAACCACAAGGAGTAAAGTTTCATTTTGAATTGTATAAAGGAGTATCAAAGAAAGAAATTGGATTAGAATCTCTTAAAAATGTTTTATCAATATTTACAATGTATTTTATAGTATATTTTATAGGAGTATTCGTATTAGTAAGCCATGGTTATAACCTTCAAGATTCCTTGTTTGAATATGCATCAGCTTTATCAGCTGTAGGATTATCAGTTGGAATAACTACTCCTGATGCTCCAAGTGGAGTATTATGGATAGAAATATTTGGAATGTATTTAGGTAGATTAGAATTTTACGCAATAATATTTGCTTTAATGAAATTATTTAAAGATATAAAAGATATAATAAAATGGGAGCGATAA
- a CDS encoding TrkA C-terminal domain-containing protein, whose translation MSRKLFYIFEGKNLAFSLAKKLLLLGNEVFYISNDEENIKILDGLKAYHKSLELINNDPTDINWIKNLDMSKKVGAVIVISEDDALNFVITWLLRQFYEDVRIMALVNFPENEFMFKSINVSTLTPISWMEKLIEASLNYEDITDFFNPYVDKLSILELTINKGDKSCDKKLKDIKLPKNTIIGVQVKSDGSIFVPQGNSEIKDEDKLIIFALKEEVQATKEALK comes from the coding sequence ATGTCTAGAAAGTTATTCTATATCTTTGAAGGTAAAAATTTAGCTTTTTCTCTTGCTAAAAAATTACTTTTACTTGGAAATGAAGTATTTTATATATCAAATGATGAAGAAAATATTAAAATATTAGATGGGTTAAAAGCTTATCATAAATCATTAGAATTAATTAATAATGACCCTACAGATATCAATTGGATAAAAAACTTAGATATGTCAAAAAAAGTTGGAGCAGTCATTGTAATTTCTGAAGATGATGCTTTGAATTTTGTAATTACTTGGCTTCTGAGACAATTTTATGAAGATGTTAGAATAATGGCTTTGGTTAATTTTCCTGAAAATGAATTTATGTTTAAAAGTATAAATGTTAGTACATTAACCCCAATTTCCTGGATGGAAAAACTAATAGAAGCATCACTTAATTACGAAGATATCACAGATTTTTTTAATCCATATGTAGATAAATTATCTATTTTAGAATTAACTATTAACAAAGGTGATAAATCATGCGATAAAAAATTAAAAGATATAAAATTACCTAAAAATACAATTATTGGAGTACAAGTAAAATCTGATGGTTCTATTTTTGTTCCTCAAGGAAATTCGGAAATAAAAGATGAAGATAAATTAATAATTTTTGCTTTAAAAGAAGAAGTTCAGGCTACAAAAGAAGCACTGAAGTAG
- a CDS encoding NAD(P)-binding protein has product MFRNKKNIKYIVIIGCGRLGSELALKFSKTHNVVVIDKNEESFYRLSNRNFTGFTHTIDTTDIEALKKMKLDKADLVYIVTPDDNLNFMLAYGIKMMKYDIKLIARVNDPVKKGIFNKAGVTLFCPIENSVNDLVEDFERIEGND; this is encoded by the coding sequence ATGTTTAGAAATAAAAAAAATATTAAATATATAGTTATAATAGGGTGTGGAAGATTAGGTTCAGAGTTAGCTTTAAAATTTTCCAAAACACATAATGTTGTTGTTATTGATAAAAATGAAGAATCATTTTATAGATTGAGTAATAGAAATTTTACTGGTTTTACTCATACAATTGATACAACTGATATAGAAGCATTGAAAAAAATGAAATTAGATAAAGCTGATTTAGTTTATATTGTTACTCCTGATGATAATTTGAATTTTATGTTAGCATATGGAATAAAGATGATGAAATATGATATAAAACTCATTGCAAGAGTTAATGATCCTGTTAAAAAGGGAATCTTTAACAAAGCAGGAGTAACTTTATTTTGCCCAATAGAAAATTCTGTAAATGATCTTGTTGAAGATTTTGAAAGAATCGAAGGGAATGATTGA
- a CDS encoding response regulator has translation MIKQNRVLIIEEDEAIIRLYKRMVENNTKEQIHIKVLNDVESIDNFIEDFDITEKEKYSLVLSEIEIKGTDITKKLEKIKLLLRNTHLYVLSNNITIERLKSCLKFGADDWIEKPVTNEEFDKIMYNSLFKGYYYEKRIEDLKNEIINLDVNNKIEYYKIKNQILNLLWEFPSNPIGHFLLADLYNRTDKKELAKKHYNAANVLENDD, from the coding sequence ATGATAAAACAAAACAGAGTTCTTATCATTGAAGAAGATGAAGCAATTATAAGATTATATAAAAGAATGGTTGAAAATAATACAAAAGAACAAATTCATATAAAAGTTTTAAATGATGTAGAAAGTATAGATAATTTTATTGAAGATTTCGATATAACTGAAAAAGAAAAATATTCTTTGGTTTTATCAGAAATTGAAATAAAAGGAACTGATATAACTAAAAAATTAGAAAAAATCAAATTACTTTTGAGAAATACACATTTATATGTTCTTAGTAATAATATTACTATTGAAAGACTAAAAAGTTGCTTGAAATTTGGGGCAGATGATTGGATAGAAAAACCAGTTACAAATGAAGAATTTGATAAAATAATGTATAATTCATTATTCAAAGGATATTATTATGAAAAAAGAATTGAAGATTTGAAAAACGAAATAATTAATTTGGATGTAAATAATAAGATAGAGTATTATAAAATAAAAAATCAAATTTTGAATTTATTATGGGAATTTCCTTCAAATCCTATAGGACATTTTTTATTGGCTGATTTATACAATAGAACTGATAAAAAAGAACTTGCTAAAAAACATTATAATGCTGCAAATGTATTGGAAAATGATGATTAA
- the hslU gene encoding ATP-dependent protease ATPase subunit HslU — MKLDDLTPKMIVKELDKYIIGQDDAKKKVAIALRNRIRRLKLKDELKKDVIPKNILMIGPTGVGKTEIARRLAEIASAPFVKFEATRFTEVGYVGKNVETMVKELVDVSINLVKKEMMEDVKDQAEVMVEERILDALVPSKKKNQNKQPLMNMLSMFGQNNQYVDNDYEKNNEEENEQNKNRKAELREKLKNKELEDVEVEIEVEEDQKPMFGGMGQEFEDMGLQLGEMFSNMMPKKTIKRKMKISDARKVLLPIEAEKLVDQDKMQQEGMERAQNRGIIFLDEIDKITDNNEKSSGAGVSREGVQRDLLPIVEGTNIMTKYGPVKTDYILFIAAGAFHTSKPSDLIPELQGRFPVRVELNDLTEEDFKSILTKPQNAIIKQYIELLKTDGVTIEFSEDGINSLAHIAFELNEKIENIGARRLYTVVERVLEEVSYEAPSSTEYSLNIDSKYVKNRLDDVVGDENLREYVL, encoded by the coding sequence ATGAAATTAGATGATTTAACTCCAAAAATGATTGTTAAAGAATTGGATAAGTATATTATAGGTCAGGATGATGCAAAGAAGAAAGTTGCTATTGCTTTAAGAAATAGAATTAGGAGACTAAAGTTAAAAGACGAATTAAAAAAAGATGTTATCCCAAAAAATATTTTGATGATAGGTCCAACGGGTGTTGGTAAAACAGAGATTGCAAGAAGACTTGCAGAAATAGCGAGTGCTCCATTTGTAAAATTTGAAGCTACAAGATTTACCGAAGTGGGATATGTCGGTAAAAATGTAGAAACTATGGTGAAAGAACTTGTAGATGTATCTATTAATTTAGTAAAAAAAGAAATGATGGAAGATGTTAAAGATCAAGCGGAGGTTATGGTTGAAGAAAGAATACTTGATGCTCTTGTTCCTTCAAAAAAGAAAAACCAAAATAAACAACCATTGATGAATATGCTTTCAATGTTTGGGCAGAATAATCAATATGTTGACAATGATTATGAAAAAAATAATGAAGAAGAAAATGAACAAAACAAAAACAGGAAAGCCGAGTTAAGAGAAAAATTGAAAAATAAAGAACTTGAAGATGTAGAAGTTGAAATCGAAGTAGAAGAAGACCAAAAACCTATGTTTGGCGGAATGGGACAAGAATTTGAAGATATGGGATTGCAATTAGGTGAAATGTTCTCAAACATGATGCCAAAAAAGACAATTAAGAGAAAAATGAAAATATCTGATGCAAGAAAAGTGCTTCTACCCATAGAAGCTGAAAAATTAGTTGATCAAGATAAGATGCAACAAGAGGGAATGGAGAGAGCACAAAATAGGGGAATAATATTTTTAGATGAAATAGACAAGATAACAGATAATAATGAAAAATCATCTGGAGCTGGGGTATCAAGAGAAGGTGTTCAGAGAGATTTATTACCAATAGTAGAAGGTACAAATATAATGACAAAATACGGCCCTGTAAAAACTGATTATATTTTATTTATTGCAGCCGGAGCTTTTCATACATCCAAGCCTTCTGATTTAATACCAGAGTTACAGGGTAGATTCCCTGTTAGAGTGGAACTAAATGATTTAACAGAAGAAGACTTTAAGTCAATTTTAACAAAACCACAGAACGCTATAATAAAGCAATATATAGAGTTATTGAAAACAGATGGTGTTACAATTGAATTTTCAGAAGATGGAATTAATTCACTTGCACACATCGCCTTTGAATTAAATGAAAAAATAGAAAATATTGGTGCAAGAAGATTGTACACAGTAGTTGAAAGAGTTTTAGAAGAAGTATCTTACGAAGCACCATCATCAACTGAATATTCACTTAATATAGACTCTAAATATGTAAAAAATAGATTAGATGATGTAGTCGGAGATGAAAATTTAAGAGAGTATGTTTTATAA
- the pyk gene encoding pyruvate kinase has product MSEKKTRIVCTIGPATESKEMMKDLMKTGMNVARLNTSHGDPEIHANRIKRLKEVRKELRKPLAILLDLEGPKMRTTTFKDKEVELIDGNEFVLTSEDIDGDEKKVGLTYKGLPEDVNKGDIILLDDGKIKLEVISTDGVNVKTKIINGGVIRDRRGINIPSVDIRLPALTEKDLMYLEHAVEWGVEYIAQSFVRKAEDISQTKELLTKFGAPDIPVIAKIETLQAIDNLEEIIDKSDGVMVARGDLGVEVPVQKVPLLQKRIIEIANAQSKPVITATQMLETMIDNPVPTRAEATDIANAILDGTDAVMLSAETSIGNYPLQAVQVMVDVSLETEKYINDYSSKFEKFVNSGGDAATNAISRAAVDTAKELGLSTIIATTYSGYTARAISRFRRDLNIIAASPREETFNRMALVWGVTPVIMTKFIDTDSMLDNVSNIAKSLGLCKKGDEIIVTAGIPYGFSGTTNLLKVHKV; this is encoded by the coding sequence ATGTCTGAAAAGAAAACCAGAATTGTCTGTACAATTGGACCAGCTACTGAATCAAAAGAAATGATGAAAGATTTAATGAAAACGGGTATGAATGTTGCAAGATTAAATACTTCTCATGGTGATCCAGAAATTCATGCTAATAGAATTAAGAGGCTAAAAGAAGTAAGAAAAGAGTTGAGGAAACCTTTAGCTATACTTTTAGATCTTGAAGGGCCAAAAATGAGAACTACTACATTTAAAGATAAAGAAGTTGAATTAATAGATGGAAATGAATTTGTTTTAACATCAGAAGATATAGATGGAGATGAAAAAAAAGTTGGTTTAACTTATAAAGGTCTTCCAGAAGATGTAAATAAAGGAGATATTATTTTACTTGACGACGGTAAAATAAAATTAGAAGTAATATCTACTGATGGTGTCAATGTGAAGACAAAGATAATTAATGGTGGGGTGATTAGAGATAGAAGAGGTATCAATATTCCATCTGTTGATATAAGATTACCCGCGCTAACTGAAAAAGACCTAATGTACCTTGAACATGCTGTAGAATGGGGAGTTGAATATATAGCCCAATCTTTTGTTAGAAAAGCAGAAGATATAAGTCAAACAAAAGAATTATTAACAAAATTTGGAGCTCCAGATATACCAGTGATTGCAAAGATAGAGACATTACAAGCGATAGACAATTTAGAAGAAATAATAGATAAATCAGATGGGGTAATGGTAGCAAGGGGAGACCTTGGAGTAGAAGTTCCAGTACAAAAAGTTCCATTATTACAAAAGCGGATTATAGAGATTGCAAATGCTCAATCAAAACCTGTAATTACAGCAACTCAAATGTTGGAAACTATGATAGATAATCCTGTTCCTACAAGAGCAGAAGCTACTGATATTGCAAATGCAATATTAGATGGAACAGATGCAGTGATGTTATCAGCCGAGACTTCAATTGGAAATTATCCATTACAAGCAGTCCAAGTCATGGTTGACGTTTCTTTAGAAACAGAAAAATATATAAACGACTATTCTTCTAAATTTGAAAAATTTGTAAACTCAGGGGGAGATGCTGCAACTAATGCAATATCAAGAGCTGCTGTAGATACTGCGAAGGAACTTGGCTTATCAACAATTATTGCAACAACTTATAGTGGCTATACTGCGCGTGCAATATCAAGATTTAGACGTGATTTAAATATTATTGCTGCTAGCCCAAGAGAAGAAACATTCAATAGAATGGCTTTAGTTTGGGGGGTTACTCCAGTAATAATGACTAAATTTATTGACACAGATTCTATGCTTGACAATGTATCAAATATCGCAAAATCATTAGGGCTTTGTAAAAAAGGTGATGAAATAATAGTAACTGCTGGAATTCCGTATGGTTTTTCAGGCACAACCAATTTATTAAAAGTTCATAAAGTTTAA